The genomic interval AGTTATTTCAACTCATTCAccattaattaagtttgaccGAGTTAAGCCAAGTTCAAATTTTGTAACTCGGTTTGAGTAATtcgaaaaatttttaatatataaattgaataattatttattgacattttaaaatttgcttTGAATTTTTATCTCAAACTTAAGCTTGAGCTCAAGTCAAATTTCCACCTTATATAAATGAATGATAATCAAGCTAAGCGATTAATTCACCCCCAAGTTGTGACACTAGCAAATTTGGTCTTGGGTCGCCCAATTGccaatagaaaaagaaaagaaaagaaaaggaaccTAAAAGGAAActctaaaaaatcaaaaggtaataacaaataagaaatgaaaatatataaattttctattttattttatttctttttcttttttcgtatttcctccattttttactattttcgAGAAAATGTGATCACTTGaagattttttcaaattataatttttttttaaatccttctcatttttcttcttccatattttattttccttttttttttctcaatatatgtttcaaaagaaaaggatagGGGATGATCTAGACATGTTTCAAGTAATAcagaatatgaattatgtgaaTTATCAACAATGACTAGTATATTGTGTTACtataacattttatctccCAATTACATCATTGCtttgataaatttttgttGCATAGATGTTAATAAGAAACATGTAAACGTACAGCAACAGGCCTATgggtagtagtagtagtagcaGCAGCAATGAAGACAATAAGATCTGCCTGCATCCATTGTCGTTGCTGATTGCATTTTTCACTTTGAGTACAAAGACATTAGTATATAAGTTATCCTATTTATTGTTCAACTGAAAAACCAACTCCACTCATTTGATTTTTGGCACAACCCTAGTATACATGCTTTTAAATAAATACCATATAATACACATGGGATATCTTACATGCTACGTAGTATTATACACTACAATTTTCTTCCTATGTTCTCTCTCAGAATTCAAGTGACAAACCTGTAAAAAGCAAGCAGAAGTCTCGTTTGAAGACAAAATGAGCTGTGCATACTGCTGCCAGTGTTGTACTGCAAAAATCTCCAAATCAAGAATTCAAGCAAAATATGTTCCCCCCTTTTTTGCACTCAAATTAATCATCCCTCTGGCCGAAAGAAAGTATATGTTGAACTAGTCTCGGTCTTACTAGCCTGCACAGAAATGTTTTAGCTTCTTCATGAGGCCAACTTATGTAAGATAAATGAATTAGATAAATGATTCACCTTATATCTTACCATTTTCATAACCAGCTGCGCTTGAAGGAAATAacaaattgttttcaaattacTGAGGAATAATGAGTCAATTAACACCCCTGCCATCTCATTATTGTTAGAAAATATCTTAGCCCGAGGTGATGGGAAACTAGGAATAAGCCCTTGATGATGCCACTAAATGATAGTTAGATACATGCAGAGATAAGAAGGATGTGGAAAGCATTTTTGGTTGGTTATGTCAAAAGCATCTTTTAGTTGGTTCTCACTTTCAGTGTTAAGTGTTTCAATTAAAAAACTGCAATGAATACTAGTAGCAGTTTTATTGTCAATTGGGAACTACCGTGATGTGCAATTTCAGAAATCCCTGAAATCAAATTTTGACCTTCTTCCGTAAAATGCATTATAACAATGATGACTAATTACTAAAGAATGCTGTTTTGATAGATATAACTTATTACAGCATATTAATTTGAATAAGTGAAAGGTTATCTTACACATGGTTCTATTCGAGATTTTCTTACTGGACAATGTTTTTTCTCtcaatatcaaaattatatgaCTCATGAAATGTCCCATAAACAATAAATATGTGAAACAAAAACTACAACAATGCCTTTATCTATTAGTTATATCATTTTATTCTACTTCTTCTAAAGAGACAAAGCTTTGATGAAAGTTATACCAACCTCAGGATTACGAGATGGTCCAGTAGGAAGAACAGGAACAAGAGATGTCCAAAGCACAGGGTCCACCAAGGAGTCAATGGTATTGTAGTTGGTGAGAAGTGGAGCAGACAAGAAAGGAGTCAAGGGGAACACATTTTTCTGAAGAGACAATCCAGCACTCATTCCCAGTGTGGCTCCAAGTCTGTCACTCCCAGTATCATGATTTACTGATTTTTCAGCTGCCTTGCCATGATCCATTTTGTTTATAGTATTTTTGTTCTCATTCTCATCATTATCAGcattgttttcttgttttttcacTGCTCTCTCTTGCAGGCTCTTGAAATCAGCAGATCGAGACAATATACTCAAGGCAGAGGCAGAGGACCCTTTACGTTTTGTCCCTTCAAGGGAAGTGCCCAGACAGGGCATTTGGTATGGTTCAGTAGGCTGCACTGCCCATTCTGAGGTTTTAAGTTCACTGCCAATGTCTTCTGGGCATGCATGTTTAGCTTCTTCAGAAGATTTTGCTCCGGGTTCTGCTTGACAAGTTTTGTTGGTTCCCCACCACTTAATGCAACCTGTTAGATCAATTTTTCTCTCAATGCAAAAACCACCTATGTAATCACTTTCTGTGGCTGGATCATCACCTACACCATTGATTTAACAAGATAGCGGTTGGATATTATACTAGTGCAAGGAATTGACATGTGAAAGATACAAATTACATTTTGCTAGAGAAGGTGtgaactaaaataaatttgcaGTCATCCCACAAAACTAGTCAACCATTGgttatttaaacttaaaattaattggtAGACTTACTGTACTGCATACTATTGAAGTATTCAGATCCAGAAACACGACCAAATGATGAGTCCCACCTACTACTTCATGGTAGCCAgagatttaataacaaaaggaaaaagaaaaacagattAATAAACAATCATTATTACAGAGATATTATGCACCC from Theobroma cacao cultivar B97-61/B2 chromosome 5, Criollo_cocoa_genome_V2, whole genome shotgun sequence carries:
- the LOC18598873 gene encoding AP2-like ethylene-responsive transcription factor At2g41710 isoform X3, whose product is MASTSSSDPGMKAEASGGENSETVIANDQLLLYRGLKKAKKERGCTAKERISKMPPCTAGKRSSIYRGVTRHRWTGRYEAHLWDKSTWNQNQNKKGKQVYLGAYDDEEAAARAYDLAALKYWGPGTLINFPVTDYTRDLEEMQNVSREDYLASLRRKSSGFSRGISKYRGLSRWDSSFGRVSGSEYFNSMQYSDDPATESDYIGGFCIERKIDLTGCIKWWGTNKTCQAEPGAKSSEEAKHACPEDIGSELKTSEWAVQPTEPYQMPCLGTSLEGTKRKGSSASALSILSRSADFKSLQERAVKKQENNADNDENENKNTINKMDHGKAAEKSVNHDTGSDRLGATLGMSAGLSLQKNVFPLTPFLSAPLLTNYNTIDSLVDPVLWTSLVPVLPTGPSRNPEASKTETSSTYTFFRPEG
- the LOC18598873 gene encoding AP2-like ethylene-responsive transcription factor At2g41710 isoform X2, with the translated sequence MASTSSSDPGMKAEASGGENSETVIANDQLLLYRGLKKAKKERGCTAKERISKMPPCTAGKRSSIYRGVTRHRWTGRYEAHLWDKSTWNQNQNKKGKQVYLGAYDDEEAAARAYDLAALKYWGPGTLINFPVTDYTRDLEEMQNVSREDYLASLRRKSSGFSRGISKYRGLSSRWDSSFGRVSGSEYFNSMQYSDDPATESDYIGGFCIERKIDLTGCIKWWGTNKTCQAEPGAKSSEEAKHACPEDIGSELKTSEWAVQPTEPYQMPCLGTSLEGTKRKGSSASALSILSRSADFKSLQERAVKKQENNADNDENENKNTINKMDHGKAAEKSVNHDTGSDRLGATLGMSAGLSLQKNVFPLTPFLSAPLLTNYNTIDSLVDPVLWTSLVPVLPTGPSRNPEASKTETSSTYTFFRPEG
- the LOC18598873 gene encoding AP2-like ethylene-responsive transcription factor At2g41710 isoform X1, whose amino-acid sequence is MASTSSSDPGMKAEASGGENSETVIANDQLLLYRGLKKAKKERGCTAKERISKMPPCTAGKRSSIYRGVTRHRWTGRYEAHLWDKSTWNQNQNKKGKQVYLGAYDDEEAAARAYDLAALKYWGPGTLINFPVTDYTRDLEEMQNVSREDYLASLRRKSSGFSRGISKYRGLSSSRWDSSFGRVSGSEYFNSMQYSDDPATESDYIGGFCIERKIDLTGCIKWWGTNKTCQAEPGAKSSEEAKHACPEDIGSELKTSEWAVQPTEPYQMPCLGTSLEGTKRKGSSASALSILSRSADFKSLQERAVKKQENNADNDENENKNTINKMDHGKAAEKSVNHDTGSDRLGATLGMSAGLSLQKNVFPLTPFLSAPLLTNYNTIDSLVDPVLWTSLVPVLPTGPSRNPEASKTETSSTYTFFRPEG